The Infirmifilum lucidum DNA segment GTGTTCTTGAAGGGTTTACCCCGAAGCCTACATCCCTTGAAGTTATAAGGGTAGACGGTAGCTTGGTAGGACTAGAGGTGAACTACGCGCCTAAAAGTTGCCCAGAGCTCGACTATATCGAAGGAGTTATTGACGGAGTAAAGGAGCTCGTAAGCATTCTTAGAAGTGAAGGCAGGAGCTTACCCCTAGAGGCAGACATCATCGTTTAGGTTTAGCCGAAAAGTACCTCTCCACGAGCTTGCTGACCACCTTACTGTTCACAGCCTTCCCGTGCGGCCTAAGACCCCCGGAAAAGCTTTTGGGAATGTGGAGTAGCTCGTGGACGATAACTCTCACCTTCTCCTCCGGCGTAAGGGCATCAAACTTCTCGGAGACTATTTCAATAACATAGAGTGGAGGTAGATTGAATGCTACTTGAAACGTCCTGGGAAGGCCGTAAATCCTAGCAACGGCACTGGTCTTTGAGCCGCTACTCCTCA contains these protein-coding regions:
- a CDS encoding putative metallopeptidase; this translates as MPRIRYTVAGDVESLARDIIEKLGMKWIKAEHVRFLRSSGSKTSAVARIYGLPRTFQVAFNLPPLYVIEIVSEKFDALTPEEKVRVIVHELLHIPKSFSGGLRPHGKAVNSKVVSKLVERYFSAKPKR